A region from the Cannabis sativa cultivar Pink pepper isolate KNU-18-1 chromosome 9, ASM2916894v1, whole genome shotgun sequence genome encodes:
- the LOC115722164 gene encoding vesicle-associated protein 1-2 isoform X2 translates to MTTELLDIQPSELKFTFELKKQSSCAIILGNKSNQYLAFKVKTTSPKKYCVRPNTGIIKPNATCDFTVTMQAQRVAPPDLQCKDKFLIQCTDVSAETTEEDITSELFSKDGGKYVEERKLRVVLISPAPSPVLLPKNGESKQDQCYETLVLKDKVPSGLENVPPPHKIVKDFEEFEPTSDQSELRADNEMEARTTKEDVEEPKPAKDGSLLNLNKDFKELTSKLNIVDSKLKEAELTILKLTEEKSKNIKEREMLKHELMLKRKNNKKDVQVGFPLFFVFMVALVGLVAGYFVHP, encoded by the exons ATGACTACAGAGCTCTTGGATATACAACCTAGTGAACTCAAGTTTACAT TTGAGTTGAAGAAACAAAGTTCTTGTGCAATCATTCTTGGCAACAAGTCTAATCAATATCTTGCTTTTAAG GTGAAAACTACTTCTCCCAAGAAATATTGTGTAAGACCGAACACAGGCATCATAAAGCCCAATGCAACATGTGATTTTACAG TGACTATGCAAGCTCAGCGTGTAGCTCCGCCTGATTTGCAGTGTAAAGACAAGTTTCTGATTCAGTGCACGGATGTTTCGGCTGAAACTACAGAAGAGGATATTACATCTGAACTG TTTTCAAAAGATGGGGGGAAATATGTTGAAGAGAGGAAGCTAAGAGTCGTGCTCATCAGCCCCGCACCTTCCCCAGTATTGCTACCAAAAAATGGAGAATCAAAGCAAGATCAATGTTATGAAACTTTAGTTTTAAAAGATAAAGTTCCTAGTGGACTTGAAAATGTACCACCACCTCACAAG ATTGTTAAAGATTTTGAAGAATTTGAACCAACTTCAGATCAGAGTGAGTTAAGAGCAGATAATGAAATGGAGGCCAGAACCACTAAAGAGGATGTGGAAGAACCAAAACCAGCAAAGGATGGTTCATTACTGAACCTAAACAAAGATTTCAAAGAGTTGACATCAAAGTTGAATATAGTGGATTCAAAGCTAAAAGAG GCTGAACTTACTATCTTGAAGCTAACAGAAGAGAAAAGCAAGAACATCAAAGAGAGAGAAATGCTTAAGCATGAATTG ATGTTGAAGAGGAAGAACAACAAGAAAGATGTTCAAGTAGGATTCCcccttttctttgtttttatgGTTGCCCTCGTCGGTTTGGTGGCCGGGTACTTCGTTCATCCATAG
- the LOC115722164 gene encoding vesicle-associated protein 2-1 isoform X1: MTTELLDIQPSELKFTFELKKQSSCAIILGNKSNQYLAFKVKTTSPKKYCVRPNTGIIKPNATCDFTVTMQAQRVAPPDLQCKDKFLIQCTDVSAETTEEDITSELFSKDGGKYVEERKLRVVLISPAPSPVLLPKNGESKQDQCYETLVLKDKVPSGLENVPPPHKIVKDFEEFEPTSDQSELRADNEMEARTTKEDVEEPKPAKDGSLLNLNKDFKELTSKLNIVDSKLKEAELTILKLTEEKSKNIKEREMLKHELEMLKRKNNKKDVQVGFPLFFVFMVALVGLVAGYFVHP, encoded by the exons ATGACTACAGAGCTCTTGGATATACAACCTAGTGAACTCAAGTTTACAT TTGAGTTGAAGAAACAAAGTTCTTGTGCAATCATTCTTGGCAACAAGTCTAATCAATATCTTGCTTTTAAG GTGAAAACTACTTCTCCCAAGAAATATTGTGTAAGACCGAACACAGGCATCATAAAGCCCAATGCAACATGTGATTTTACAG TGACTATGCAAGCTCAGCGTGTAGCTCCGCCTGATTTGCAGTGTAAAGACAAGTTTCTGATTCAGTGCACGGATGTTTCGGCTGAAACTACAGAAGAGGATATTACATCTGAACTG TTTTCAAAAGATGGGGGGAAATATGTTGAAGAGAGGAAGCTAAGAGTCGTGCTCATCAGCCCCGCACCTTCCCCAGTATTGCTACCAAAAAATGGAGAATCAAAGCAAGATCAATGTTATGAAACTTTAGTTTTAAAAGATAAAGTTCCTAGTGGACTTGAAAATGTACCACCACCTCACAAG ATTGTTAAAGATTTTGAAGAATTTGAACCAACTTCAGATCAGAGTGAGTTAAGAGCAGATAATGAAATGGAGGCCAGAACCACTAAAGAGGATGTGGAAGAACCAAAACCAGCAAAGGATGGTTCATTACTGAACCTAAACAAAGATTTCAAAGAGTTGACATCAAAGTTGAATATAGTGGATTCAAAGCTAAAAGAG GCTGAACTTACTATCTTGAAGCTAACAGAAGAGAAAAGCAAGAACATCAAAGAGAGAGAAATGCTTAAGCATGAATTG GAGATGTTGAAGAGGAAGAACAACAAGAAAGATGTTCAAGTAGGATTCCcccttttctttgtttttatgGTTGCCCTCGTCGGTTTGGTGGCCGGGTACTTCGTTCATCCATAG